The Nocardia terpenica nucleotide sequence ATCCGCGCTCCCCCGTGATCTCGGCGATCTTGCCCCGCACCCGCTGCAGCGGCGTCGGCGGCAGCTCCCGGGAGCCGCCCTTGGCGAAGTGCCGTTCGATGTAGTACTGGGCGACGGTCAGCACCGAGGTCAGCACGATGTACCAGACCGTCGCCACCATCAGCAGCGGCACCACCCGGCCGTTGCGGCCGAAGATCACCTGCACCTGGTAGAACAGCTCGGCGATGGCCATCACCGACACGATGGAGGTGCCCTTGAACAGGCTGATCACCTCGTTGGCGGCATTGGGCAGGATGCCCCGCATCGCCTGCGGCGCCACGATGGTGAAGAACTGCCGCCGCCACGGCAGCCCCAGCGACTTGGCCGCCTCCAGCTGCCCCGGATCCACCGAGATGATCCCGGCCCGGATGATCTCGGCCGAATACGCCGCCTGATGCAGCGCCAGACCGATGACCGCGGCGGTGAACCCGCTGATCACCCCGTTCACGTCGAAGGTGAGAAAGGCGGGGCCGAACGGGATTCCGAGCGACAGCCGCTTGTACAGGTAGGCGATATTGAACCAGAACAGCAGCTGCACGATCAGCGGAATCGACCGGAAGGCCCACACGTAGGCCCACGAGATCACTTGCAGCACCGGAATTTTCGACAATCGCGCGACGGCGAGCCAGATGCCGAGCAGGAACCCGAACAGCGTGCCCCAGAAGGTCAGCTCCACCGTGATCTTCAGTGCCGACAGCACCGAGGCGGCGGTGAAGTAGCGGGCGAACGTCGGCCAGTCCCAGCCCGGATTGGTGACCAGTCCGTGGACGAACTGGCCCACCAGCACCAGCGCGATCGCCGCGGCGAGCCAGCGCCAGGGGTGCCAGGTTCGGGCGACGGGCAGCGCATCGTCGTCGGCCGCCGACGCCGCGGGGGTATCGGCGGGCTCGACTGCGGCCAGAGTACTCATGGAATTGCGATCCTCCATCGGTCCTGGCGGTAGCACCCGCTCCGGTGGCCGGGGGTTGCTGCGGTCTCGGGGAGCCAGGTCTCTCAACCGCTCTGGATGGGTGTTATCGACGGTAAGGCAGGCTCGACCCGGTGTCTGCACTCACGATCATCGTGAATTCAATTGTTGGCAGCGGGTTTTCCCGCACGGGGAAGCGGGAACGCCGTCCCTGTGTACAACAGTGTTCGCAATACCCTAGTGTGAACAGCGCCGTTTCCCCATGCGGGCCGAGGAGAGCGACATGAAGGATCTGAGCGGCCGGACCTGCCTGATCACCGGTGCGGCCAGCGGCATCGGCCGGGCCACCGCCCGGGCCGCGGCGCGCGCCGGTGCGCGGCTGGTGCTCACCGATATCGCGGCCGACGGGCTGGCCGAGACCGTGACGCTGATTCGCGACGCGGGCGGCGAGGTGCTCGACGCCCCCGCGCTCGACATCACCGACTACGACGCGGTCACCGCGTGGGCGGGCCGGATCCACGCCGAACACGGCAGCGTCGACGTGGTCATGAATATCGCGGGCATCTCCGCCTGGGGCACGGTGGAGAATCTCGAGCATCGGCACTGGCGGTCGATGATCGAGGTCAATCTGATGGGCCCGATCCACATCATCGAGAACTTCGTGCC carries:
- a CDS encoding amino acid ABC transporter permease encodes the protein MSTLAAVEPADTPAASAADDDALPVARTWHPWRWLAAAIALVLVGQFVHGLVTNPGWDWPTFARYFTAASVLSALKITVELTFWGTLFGFLLGIWLAVARLSKIPVLQVISWAYVWAFRSIPLIVQLLFWFNIAYLYKRLSLGIPFGPAFLTFDVNGVISGFTAAVIGLALHQAAYSAEIIRAGIISVDPGQLEAAKSLGLPWRRQFFTIVAPQAMRGILPNAANEVISLFKGTSIVSVMAIAELFYQVQVIFGRNGRVVPLLMVATVWYIVLTSVLTVAQYYIERHFAKGGSRELPPTPLQRVRGKIAEITGERG